The following are encoded together in the Brassica napus cultivar Da-Ae chromosome A9, Da-Ae, whole genome shotgun sequence genome:
- the LOC106363205 gene encoding replication protein A 70 kDa DNA-binding subunit-like has product MSTNKSVSLLKAIKPYKQGWHIQVKLVHSWRQKTIYGGDSLELIFADETGDKIHYTCKRTYIQRTQRDLGLGEWHMIDVFSLSNATGQYRTTNHTYKMSIIEDTKISKSSLVCDDKFFSFAGFEEIGNGTLKTHFLIDVIGQVTSLRDIQTVQVSGKDKKKVEFRLLDSSGQSIACCLWGKYAEQLDDHLQQTKDPNMVCLIWFAKIEFYKGEVQVTNAFDALLILFNPELPEALALTNVYDSKQLDIPSFFCPFFVKAT; this is encoded by the exons ATGTCAACTAATAAGAGTGTTTCTTTGCTTAAGGCCATCAAGCCATACAAACAAGGGTGGCACATTCAAGTTAAGTTGGTTCATTCGTGGAGACAGAAAACCATATATGGAGGAGATAGTCTTGAGTTGATCTTCGCTGATGAGACT gGTGATAAAATCCACTATACGTGCAAGAGAACTTACATTCAACGTACGCAACGTGACCTGGGTCTTGGTGAATGGCATATGATAGATGTATTTTCGTTGTCTAATGCAACGGGACAGTATCGTACAACGAACCATACATACAAGATGTCCATCATTGAGGACacgaaaatatcaaaaagttcCCTTGTGTGTGATGATAAGTTCTTCAGTTTTGCCGGTTTTGAAGAGATTGGAAATGGAACCCTCAAAACTCATTTTCTAATTG ATGTCATTGGTCAAGTGACCAGTCTTCGTGACATTCAAACTGTCCAAGTTTCTGGCAAGGATAAGAAGAAAGTTGAATTCCGCTTACTGGACAGCAG TGGTCAAAGCATTGCCTGTTGTTTGTGGGGAAAGTATGCTGAACAGCTTGACGATCATCTCCAACAAACAAAAGATCCTAATATGGTGTGCTTGATCTGGTTTGCGAAAATTGAGTTTTACAAAG GAGAAGTTCAAGTAACCAATGCATTTGATGCATTACTAATCCTTTTCAATCCTGAGTTACCCGAAGCTCTTGCTTTAACAAACGTGTATGATTCTAAGCAACTTGACATACCTTCTTTCTTCTGTCCTTTTTTTGTCAAAGCAACTTGA